One region of Sulfurisphaera ohwakuensis genomic DNA includes:
- a CDS encoding V-type ATP synthase subunit E — MIKLVSFEDLLNYSLNEEKNKITEEFKKILSEMNQIIDEAYAEVYREYSAKIIDLVNKNNDRIRGEIAKMEIENKRLISKEMDYWIENVKENAKKSLYEFVKTDNYKKGLESIISREVSDGSIIYCSPSDQKSISDIIKKKKISCKIVVDEKIVGGIKIYYPDKSLLKDFTLETILNQVFDDIRDKIAQILFGE; from the coding sequence GTGATAAAGTTGGTTTCTTTTGAAGATTTGTTGAATTATTCTTTAAATGAAGAAAAAAATAAGATTACAGAAGAATTTAAAAAAATTTTATCTGAAATGAATCAAATAATAGACGAGGCTTACGCAGAAGTATATAGAGAATATAGCGCTAAAATAATAGACCTTGTGAATAAAAACAATGATAGAATTAGAGGAGAAATAGCTAAAATGGAGATAGAAAATAAGAGACTTATAAGTAAAGAAATGGACTATTGGATAGAAAATGTTAAAGAAAATGCAAAGAAATCATTGTACGAATTTGTTAAAACTGATAATTATAAAAAAGGCTTAGAATCCATTATTAGCAGAGAAGTAAGCGATGGTTCAATTATTTATTGTTCACCTAGTGATCAAAAATCCATAAGTGATATTATTAAGAAGAAGAAGATTAGTTGTAAGATTGTTGTTGATGAAAAAATAGTAGGCGGTATTAAAATTTACTATCCTGATAAAAGTTTATTAAAAGATTTTACACTTGAAACAATTTTAAATCAAGTTTTTGATGATATAAGGGATAAAATAGCCCAAATTTTATTTGGTGAGTAA
- a CDS encoding ATP synthase subunit A, with protein sequence MVSEGRVVRVNGPLVIADGMREAQMFEVVYVSDLKLVGEITRIEGDRAFIQVYESTDGVKPGDKVYRSGAPLSVELGPGLIGKIYDGLQRPLDSIAKVSNSPFVARGISIPALDRQTKWHFVPKVKSGDKVGPGDIIGVVQETDLIEHRVLIPPNVHGTLKEVAREGDYTVEDVVAVVDMNGDEIPVKMYQKWPVRIPRPYKEKLEPVEPLLTGIRVLDTVFPIAKGGTAAIPGPFGSGKTVTLQSLAKWSAAKVVIYVGCGERGNEMTDELRSFPKLKDPWTGKPLLLRTILVANTSNMPVAARESSIYVGVTMAEYFRDQGYDVLLVADSTSRWAEALRDLGGRMEEMPAEEGFPSYLPSRLAEYYERAGRVIALGNPERYGSVTIASAVSPPGGDFTEPVTSNTLRFVRVFWPLDVSLAQARHYPAINWIQGFSAYVDLVAQWWHKNVDPNWKEMRDTMMKVLIREDELRQIVRLVGPESLAEKDKLVLETAKLIKDAFLKQNAYDDIDAFSSPQKQVRIMRLIYIFYNQSQDLISKGVPLKKILDKVGPIEPEIIRIKYTIKNDELNKIDEIENKLKATFDSLLKEVS encoded by the coding sequence ATGGTCTCTGAAGGTAGAGTCGTGAGAGTAAACGGACCTTTAGTTATAGCTGATGGTATGAGAGAGGCACAAATGTTTGAGGTAGTATATGTAAGTGATCTTAAATTAGTAGGTGAAATAACAAGAATTGAAGGAGATAGAGCATTTATTCAGGTTTATGAAAGTACTGATGGTGTAAAACCTGGCGATAAAGTTTATAGATCTGGAGCCCCATTATCAGTAGAATTAGGTCCTGGGCTAATAGGAAAAATATATGATGGTTTACAGAGACCACTTGATTCTATAGCAAAAGTTTCTAATTCTCCATTTGTAGCTAGAGGTATCTCTATACCAGCGTTAGATAGACAAACTAAATGGCATTTTGTTCCTAAGGTAAAAAGTGGTGACAAAGTAGGTCCTGGGGATATAATTGGTGTGGTTCAAGAAACTGATCTTATAGAGCACAGAGTTTTGATCCCCCCAAATGTTCATGGGACTTTAAAAGAAGTAGCTAGAGAAGGAGATTATACTGTGGAAGATGTAGTAGCTGTAGTTGATATGAATGGTGATGAAATACCAGTAAAAATGTACCAAAAATGGCCAGTCAGAATACCTAGACCTTATAAAGAAAAATTGGAACCAGTGGAGCCCTTACTAACTGGTATAAGAGTTTTAGACACTGTATTTCCTATTGCAAAAGGTGGAACAGCCGCTATTCCAGGACCTTTCGGTAGTGGAAAGACCGTAACATTGCAAAGTCTAGCAAAATGGTCTGCTGCAAAGGTTGTAATTTATGTAGGTTGTGGCGAAAGAGGAAATGAGATGACTGACGAGTTAAGATCGTTCCCGAAGTTAAAAGACCCTTGGACTGGAAAGCCACTCCTATTAAGAACTATATTAGTTGCTAATACTAGTAATATGCCAGTAGCAGCTAGAGAATCTAGTATTTATGTTGGAGTTACTATGGCCGAATATTTCAGAGATCAAGGTTATGATGTACTGCTTGTTGCTGATTCTACGAGTAGATGGGCTGAGGCACTAAGGGATTTAGGAGGAAGAATGGAAGAAATGCCAGCTGAAGAAGGTTTCCCGAGCTATTTACCATCTAGATTAGCTGAATATTATGAAAGAGCTGGAAGAGTTATAGCTCTTGGTAATCCAGAAAGATATGGTTCAGTTACTATAGCTTCTGCAGTTTCTCCTCCTGGAGGTGATTTTACAGAACCAGTTACTAGCAATACTTTAAGATTTGTAAGAGTTTTTTGGCCTTTAGACGTTTCATTAGCACAAGCAAGGCACTATCCAGCAATTAATTGGATTCAGGGGTTCTCTGCATACGTGGACTTAGTAGCTCAATGGTGGCATAAGAATGTAGATCCTAATTGGAAAGAGATGCGTGATACTATGATGAAAGTCTTGATAAGAGAAGATGAGTTAAGACAGATTGTTAGATTAGTGGGTCCAGAATCTTTAGCTGAAAAAGATAAATTAGTCCTAGAGACTGCTAAACTAATAAAAGACGCCTTCCTTAAACAGAATGCTTATGATGATATTGATGCTTTTTCTTCACCTCAAAAGCAGGTAAGAATTATGAGGTTAATCTATATATTTTATAATCAGTCTCAAGATCTTATCAGTAAAGGTGTTCCATTGAAGAAGATACTAGACAAAGTCGGTCCTATAGAGCCGGAAATTATCAGAATTAAATACACGATTAAGAATGATGAGTTAAATAAGATTGACGAGATAGAGAATAAATTAAAAGCTACATTTGATTCATTATTAAAAGAGGTGAGCTAA
- a CDS encoding ATP synthase subunit B, which translates to MSLLNVREYSNISMIKGPLIAVQGVSDAAYNELVEIEMSDGSKRRGLVVDSQMGVTFVQVFEGTTGISPTGSKVRFLGRGLEVKISEEMLGRIFNPLGEPLDNGPPVIGGEKRNINGDPINPATREYPEEFIQTGISAIDGLNSLLRGQKLPIFSGSGLPANTLAAQIAKQATVRGEESNFAVVFAAIGVRYDEALFFRKFFEETGAINRVAMFVTLANDPPSLKILTPRTALTLAEYLAFEKDMHVLAILIDMTNYCEALRELSASREEVPGRGGYPGYMYTDLATIYERAGKVIGKKGSITQMPILTMPNDDMTHPIPDLTGYITEGQIVLDRSLFNKGIYPPINVLMSLSRLMKDGIGEGKTRDDHKDLSNQLFAAYARAQDIRGLAAIIGEDSLSEVDRKYLLFAEAFERRFVAQGVNENRSIETTLDIGWEVLSILPESELSLIRSEYIKKYHPNYRGKK; encoded by the coding sequence ATGAGTCTCCTTAATGTTAGGGAATATTCAAATATTTCAATGATTAAAGGTCCATTAATTGCTGTTCAAGGGGTTAGTGATGCCGCTTATAATGAATTAGTTGAAATTGAGATGTCGGATGGAAGTAAAAGAAGAGGATTGGTTGTAGATTCTCAGATGGGTGTAACATTTGTTCAAGTATTTGAAGGCACTACTGGAATCTCTCCTACTGGTTCCAAAGTAAGGTTTCTAGGTAGGGGTTTAGAGGTCAAAATATCAGAAGAGATGTTAGGTAGAATATTTAATCCGTTGGGTGAGCCATTAGATAATGGCCCACCAGTAATAGGTGGTGAGAAGAGAAACATAAATGGTGATCCAATAAACCCGGCTACCAGAGAATATCCAGAAGAATTTATACAAACTGGTATATCCGCGATAGATGGTTTAAATTCATTACTCAGAGGTCAAAAATTACCGATCTTCAGTGGAAGCGGTTTACCTGCAAATACTTTAGCTGCTCAGATAGCAAAACAAGCTACTGTTAGAGGAGAAGAAAGTAATTTCGCAGTAGTATTTGCCGCTATAGGAGTTAGATATGATGAAGCGTTATTCTTTAGAAAATTTTTCGAAGAAACCGGGGCAATTAATAGAGTAGCTATGTTCGTTACATTAGCTAATGATCCGCCATCTTTAAAGATCTTAACTCCTAGAACTGCTTTAACTTTAGCCGAATATTTAGCATTTGAAAAGGATATGCATGTATTGGCAATATTAATTGATATGACTAACTATTGTGAAGCTTTAAGAGAGTTAAGTGCTTCTAGAGAAGAAGTTCCAGGTAGAGGTGGTTATCCTGGTTATATGTATACTGATTTAGCTACAATCTATGAAAGAGCTGGAAAAGTAATAGGTAAGAAAGGATCAATTACTCAAATGCCTATATTAACAATGCCTAATGATGACATGACTCATCCTATTCCAGATTTAACTGGATATATAACAGAAGGGCAGATTGTGTTAGATAGATCACTATTTAATAAGGGTATATATCCCCCAATTAATGTACTGATGAGTTTATCAAGGTTAATGAAAGATGGTATTGGAGAAGGTAAAACGAGAGATGATCATAAAGATTTATCTAATCAGTTGTTTGCAGCTTATGCTAGGGCTCAAGATATAAGAGGTTTAGCTGCAATAATAGGTGAGGATAGTTTATCTGAAGTAGATAGGAAATATTTATTATTTGCTGAAGCATTCGAAAGAAGATTTGTCGCTCAAGGTGTTAACGAAAATAGAAGCATAGAAACTACCTTAGATATAGGTTGGGAAGTATTATCTATATTACCAGAGTCAGAACTTTCACTTATAAGGTCAGAATATATTAAGAAATATCATCCTAATTACCGTGGTAAGAAATGA
- a CDS encoding V-type ATP synthase subunit D translates to MSSRKILPTKLNLINLRKQIRLTRTIKRLLENKREVLLIYLREYANEYEKLYSEVSQLLKEVYETYLMGVSAEGISTVESYANSVPPSLQVKSDLKVLFGVRIPIVKLDETSIQPQPFGDIEVSPYITKSREAIAEAFKKILELVEMESAIRSLSAELRKTQRLINAIDSYILPYYTSSAKYIKGVLDDRTREEFVRLKMIRKVLQKRRGENVGNR, encoded by the coding sequence ATGAGCTCTAGAAAAATTCTACCTACAAAACTTAATTTGATTAATTTAAGAAAACAAATAAGATTAACTAGAACTATAAAGAGATTACTGGAAAACAAAAGAGAAGTTCTTTTGATATATTTAAGAGAATATGCTAATGAGTATGAGAAACTTTATTCAGAAGTTAGTCAACTGCTCAAAGAGGTCTATGAAACATATTTAATGGGTGTGAGTGCAGAAGGAATATCCACAGTGGAATCTTATGCTAACTCTGTTCCTCCATCTTTACAAGTAAAAAGTGATCTTAAGGTTCTTTTTGGAGTAAGAATACCTATAGTTAAACTTGATGAAACTTCTATACAACCTCAACCTTTTGGTGATATAGAAGTTTCACCCTATATAACTAAATCAAGAGAAGCAATTGCCGAAGCATTTAAGAAAATATTAGAGCTAGTAGAAATGGAATCTGCAATAAGGTCATTATCTGCTGAATTAAGAAAAACTCAAAGACTAATTAATGCAATCGATTCTTATATACTTCCATATTATACATCTTCTGCTAAATATATTAAAGGAGTTTTAGATGATAGAACAAGAGAAGAATTTGTTAGACTTAAAATGATAAGAAAAGTCCTACAAAAGAGGAGAGGGGAAAATGTCGGAAATAGATAA
- a CDS encoding ATPase — MSEIDKSTIDKYINILKSKLDQKKSELLSKINMEYEKTLKQRLDELEKLKGNILKEVQK, encoded by the coding sequence ATGTCGGAAATAGATAAATCAACAATAGATAAATATATAAATATTTTGAAATCAAAACTTGATCAGAAGAAAAGTGAATTACTTTCAAAAATAAACATGGAATATGAAAAAACATTAAAGCAACGACTAGATGAGCTGGAGAAGCTTAAAGGAAATATTTTAAAGGAAGTTCAAAAATAA
- a CDS encoding V-type ATP synthase subunit K (produces ATP from ADP in the presence of a proton gradient across the membrane; the K subunit is a nonenzymatic component which binds the dimeric form by interacting with the G and E subunits) has product MKKTWLPLLLLPLLASAAIFSAQAPYDTAQGFEGLNIGAGLAIGLAAIGAGVAVGMAAAAGIGVLTERRDMFGTILIFVAIGEGIAVYGILFAVLMLFGKF; this is encoded by the coding sequence ATGAAGAAAACGTGGCTACCGCTTCTCTTGTTACCACTTCTAGCATCTGCTGCTATTTTTTCAGCACAAGCTCCCTATGATACTGCACAGGGTTTTGAAGGACTTAACATAGGTGCTGGATTAGCAATTGGTTTAGCAGCAATAGGTGCTGGTGTTGCTGTAGGTATGGCTGCTGCCGCTGGTATTGGTGTATTAACAGAAAGAAGAGACATGTTTGGTACGATTTTAATCTTCGTAGCTATAGGTGAAGGAATAGCCGTATATGGTATATTATTCGCAGTATTAATGCTATTCGGTAAGTTCTAA
- the proS gene encoding proline--tRNA ligase, producing the protein MKVSREKWEKNFSEWLDWVLREAEIYDYGRYPVKGMGVWMPYGFKIRQNVLQLIRKLLDETGHEEVLFPLLIPEDLLKKESEHIRGFEEEVYWVTKGGSQDLDVKLALRPTSETSITFMESFWVKSYKQLPKKYYQIVSVFRYETKATRPMMRLREITTFKEAHTLHETYEDAARQVDEAINIYKAFFDELGIPYMISKRPEWDKFAGAEYTIAFDTILPDSRVLQIGTVHHLGQHFTKAFDFKIQRKDGSLDYPHQTSYGISDRVIAVLIAINGDDHGPVLNPVIAPIKAVIVPIPAKDEETTAKIINYAKEVGENLKNSGITVVIDDDKEKTPGEKFYIWELKGVPLRIEIGPKELNNNTVYIKRRDTFEGKSVPKDKAAEEVNTLLEKIKNDLHEKALKFLKARIIYTEDLNEAKKILEERAGVVEVPWCGDNNCGLQLQDVTNARVLGIPLDEDKDVSNTKCVMCKKPAKSLLRLAKTY; encoded by the coding sequence ATGAAAGTTTCCAGGGAAAAGTGGGAGAAAAATTTTAGCGAATGGCTAGATTGGGTATTAAGAGAAGCCGAGATTTATGATTATGGCCGATATCCAGTAAAAGGTATGGGGGTATGGATGCCATATGGTTTTAAGATTAGACAAAACGTACTTCAGCTTATCAGAAAATTATTAGATGAGACTGGGCATGAAGAAGTTTTATTCCCATTACTCATTCCAGAAGATTTATTGAAAAAAGAGAGCGAACACATAAGGGGATTTGAGGAAGAAGTCTATTGGGTAACTAAGGGTGGTTCTCAAGATCTAGATGTAAAATTAGCATTAAGACCTACCAGTGAAACTTCTATAACATTTATGGAATCTTTTTGGGTTAAAAGTTACAAACAATTACCTAAAAAATATTACCAAATTGTTAGTGTATTTAGATACGAGACTAAAGCTACAAGGCCTATGATGAGATTAAGGGAAATAACAACTTTCAAGGAAGCTCATACACTTCACGAAACATATGAGGATGCGGCTAGGCAAGTAGACGAAGCTATAAATATATATAAAGCGTTCTTTGATGAACTTGGAATTCCATATATGATTTCTAAAAGACCAGAATGGGATAAATTTGCTGGAGCTGAGTACACTATAGCTTTTGATACTATATTACCAGATTCAAGAGTTTTACAAATAGGTACTGTGCATCATTTAGGTCAGCACTTTACGAAGGCTTTTGATTTCAAAATCCAAAGAAAAGATGGAAGTTTAGATTATCCTCATCAAACTAGTTATGGGATTTCAGATAGAGTAATAGCAGTACTTATAGCTATAAATGGTGATGATCATGGTCCAGTACTAAACCCTGTAATAGCGCCAATAAAGGCAGTTATAGTTCCTATACCAGCTAAGGATGAAGAAACAACTGCTAAAATTATTAACTATGCTAAAGAAGTTGGAGAGAATCTAAAGAATAGTGGCATTACTGTGGTAATAGATGATGATAAAGAGAAAACACCTGGTGAGAAGTTCTATATATGGGAATTAAAAGGAGTTCCTTTAAGAATTGAAATAGGCCCTAAGGAACTAAATAATAATACTGTTTATATTAAAAGAAGGGATACTTTTGAAGGTAAATCAGTGCCTAAAGATAAGGCAGCAGAGGAGGTAAATACTCTATTAGAAAAAATAAAGAATGATTTACATGAGAAGGCGTTAAAGTTCTTAAAAGCGAGAATAATATATACGGAAGACCTTAATGAGGCTAAAAAGATTTTAGAAGAAAGAGCTGGCGTTGTTGAAGTACCATGGTGTGGTGATAATAATTGCGGCTTACAACTTCAAGATGTAACTAATGCTAGAGTTTTGGGTATTCCTCTTGATGAGGATAAAGATGTTAGTAATACAAAGTGTGTAATGTGTAAAAAACCAGCAAAATCATTACTTAGGTTGGCAAAAACTTATTAA
- a CDS encoding 30S ribosomal protein S26e, producing the protein MPKKRENRGRRKGDKGHVGYIYCDQCGARVPEDKAICVTKMYSPVDPALASELEKKGAIIMRYPVTKCYCVNCAVFLGIIKIRPEEERKQKAKLY; encoded by the coding sequence TTGCCAAAGAAAAGAGAAAATAGAGGAAGGAGAAAGGGAGATAAAGGTCATGTAGGTTATATTTATTGTGATCAATGTGGTGCTAGAGTACCAGAGGATAAGGCTATATGTGTTACGAAGATGTATAGTCCAGTAGATCCAGCTTTAGCTTCTGAATTAGAAAAGAAAGGAGCCATAATAATGAGATATCCAGTTACTAAATGTTATTGTGTAAATTGTGCTGTATTTTTGGGAATAATTAAGATTAGACCAGAAGAAGAAAGAAAACAAAAAGCAAAACTCTACTAA
- the pdxS gene encoding pyridoxal 5'-phosphate synthase lyase subunit PdxS: MRLYELSFYEVEQFFYKLAEVRDIIKDQGLLSFLPQKLDAELVQGSTMVKHAFPIFQKGGVVMDVTNVTQAEIAEDAGATAVMVLDKLPYDVRKSGGVARMADPKIIEEVMNSITIPVMAKVRIGHYYEAKILEALGVDMIDESEVLTPADEEHHINKWEFKVPFVNGARNLGEALRRITEGASMIRTKGEAGTGNVSEAVKHMKIINGEIRSLISMSEEDRMKKAREYQVPYQIVELTVKLGRLPVVNFAAGGIATPADAALMMWLGADGIFVGSGIFKSQDPDVRAKAIVLATANWEDPEIVLEAQKMISESKSMMGIDIKALKPEELLQVRGQ, translated from the coding sequence ATGAGATTATATGAACTAAGTTTTTATGAGGTCGAGCAATTCTTTTATAAGCTAGCAGAAGTGAGAGATATAATCAAAGATCAAGGTTTACTTTCCTTTTTACCACAAAAGTTAGATGCAGAATTAGTCCAAGGTTCTACTATGGTAAAACATGCCTTTCCAATATTTCAGAAAGGAGGAGTTGTTATGGACGTAACTAATGTTACTCAGGCGGAAATCGCTGAAGATGCTGGAGCTACTGCTGTAATGGTTTTAGATAAATTACCTTATGATGTAAGAAAAAGTGGCGGTGTAGCAAGGATGGCTGACCCAAAGATAATTGAAGAAGTAATGAATTCTATTACAATCCCTGTTATGGCTAAGGTAAGAATAGGACATTATTATGAAGCCAAAATACTGGAAGCCTTAGGTGTTGATATGATAGACGAGAGTGAAGTACTAACTCCAGCAGATGAGGAACACCATATTAATAAATGGGAATTTAAAGTACCTTTTGTAAATGGTGCAAGGAACTTAGGAGAAGCTTTAAGAAGGATAACAGAAGGTGCATCAATGATTAGAACTAAGGGTGAGGCTGGTACTGGTAATGTAAGTGAAGCTGTTAAACACATGAAGATAATAAATGGTGAAATAAGGTCGTTGATTTCCATGTCAGAAGAAGATAGAATGAAAAAAGCAAGAGAATATCAAGTTCCATATCAAATAGTTGAGTTAACAGTAAAGTTAGGAAGATTACCAGTAGTTAATTTCGCTGCTGGAGGTATTGCAACACCAGCAGATGCTGCATTAATGATGTGGTTAGGTGCTGATGGCATATTTGTAGGTTCTGGTATCTTTAAGAGCCAAGACCCTGATGTTAGAGCGAAGGCTATAGTATTAGCTACCGCTAACTGGGAAGACCCAGAAATAGTTCTTGAAGCTCAAAAGATGATAAGCGAAAGTAAAAGCATGATGGGAATTGATATTAAAGCATTGAAGCCAGAGGAATTACTTCAGGTGAGAGGTCAATGA
- the pdxT gene encoding pyridoxal 5'-phosphate synthase glutaminase subunit PdxT, with protein sequence MKIGIVAYQGSFEEHALQTKRALDNLKIQGDIVAVKKPNDLKDVDAIIIPGGESTTIGVVAQKLGVLDELKEKINSGIPTLGTCAGAIMLAKDVTDAKVGKKSQPLIGSMDISVIRNYYGRQRESFEATVDLSEIGGGKTRVVFIRAPAIVKTWGDAKPLSKLNDVIIMAMEKNMVATTFHPELSSTTVIHEFLIKMAKK encoded by the coding sequence ATGAAAATTGGAATTGTTGCATATCAAGGTAGCTTTGAAGAACATGCGTTACAGACTAAAAGAGCTTTGGACAATTTGAAAATTCAAGGAGATATAGTTGCTGTGAAAAAACCTAATGATTTGAAAGATGTTGATGCTATAATAATACCTGGCGGAGAGAGTACAACCATTGGCGTTGTTGCTCAAAAACTTGGTGTTTTAGATGAATTAAAAGAGAAAATAAATTCTGGGATACCAACTTTAGGTACTTGTGCTGGAGCAATAATGTTAGCAAAAGATGTTACAGACGCCAAAGTCGGTAAAAAATCTCAGCCGTTAATTGGTTCAATGGATATTTCTGTGATTAGAAACTATTATGGTAGACAGAGAGAAAGTTTTGAAGCAACTGTTGATTTATCAGAAATAGGGGGAGGAAAGACTAGAGTTGTGTTTATAAGAGCCCCTGCTATAGTCAAAACATGGGGAGATGCAAAACCATTATCAAAACTTAATGATGTAATAATTATGGCTATGGAGAAAAATATGGTTGCTACAACATTTCATCCAGAGTTATCTTCAACTACTGTAATTCACGAGTTTCTCATTAAAATGGCAAAGAAATAG
- a CDS encoding PINc/VapC family ATPase, with product MPPKDLLIDKSALIHGVSKYLERKIIYGNILIHKRLLSEIEKDAREGLVTAEIALDEIKRLRDVSESLLVSFEIVGDLSSRQDTNDELREYCLKRGCTIVTADEIQKQIAENLGIDVFYLSPLENALEIESYFDENTMSVHLKEGTTPKAKRGKPGYWQFVELSSEITSGYQIKKLVSEILASVKYVKDSFIEIERKGSTIVQLGNYRVVITHPPLSDGWEVTITRPVTRKKLEDYNLHEKLMNRLKEHAEGILIAGSPGMGKTTFAQALAEFYNRMGKVVKTIESPRDMHLPPEITQYSKNYAEVGELHDILLLSRPDYTVYDEMRNDEDFKLYIDLRLAGIGMIGVVHATSPIDAIHRFINRVDIGTIPNILDTVIFIHAGNVAKVYSLDMTVKVPTGLREADLARPVVEVKDLIEDKVEYEIYVFGEQTMLVPVSKIAGNKQNAMQNKLERVILNVIPNASVTYENGEYVITIPKEEIGKFNKKLVSKLKRYEKKHGIRIRVKFDTS from the coding sequence TTGCCTCCGAAAGATCTTTTAATAGATAAGTCAGCCTTAATACATGGCGTATCTAAATATTTAGAGCGTAAAATTATATACGGTAATATCTTAATTCATAAAAGATTATTAAGTGAGATAGAGAAAGATGCTCGAGAAGGTCTTGTTACTGCTGAAATAGCTCTTGATGAGATTAAAAGGTTGAGAGATGTCTCCGAATCACTTTTAGTTAGTTTTGAAATAGTTGGTGATTTAAGTAGTAGACAAGATACAAATGATGAATTGAGGGAATATTGCCTTAAAAGAGGATGTACTATAGTTACAGCTGATGAGATACAGAAACAAATTGCAGAGAATTTAGGTATAGATGTATTTTACTTAAGTCCATTAGAGAATGCTTTAGAAATAGAGAGTTACTTTGATGAAAATACTATGAGTGTTCATCTAAAGGAAGGAACCACGCCAAAGGCAAAAAGAGGAAAACCGGGTTATTGGCAGTTTGTAGAATTATCTTCAGAGATCACGTCTGGCTATCAAATAAAGAAATTAGTAAGTGAAATATTAGCTTCAGTTAAATACGTTAAGGATTCTTTCATAGAAATTGAAAGAAAAGGTTCAACAATAGTTCAGCTAGGTAACTATAGGGTTGTAATCACTCACCCACCGTTAAGTGATGGCTGGGAAGTTACAATAACTAGACCCGTGACAAGGAAGAAACTTGAAGATTATAACTTACATGAGAAATTAATGAATAGATTAAAAGAACATGCAGAAGGAATTTTAATTGCTGGTTCTCCAGGTATGGGGAAGACAACATTTGCCCAAGCTTTAGCAGAGTTTTATAATAGAATGGGAAAAGTAGTTAAGACTATTGAATCACCGAGAGATATGCATTTACCACCAGAAATAACCCAATACTCAAAGAATTACGCTGAGGTTGGAGAACTTCATGACATATTATTACTCAGTAGACCTGACTATACTGTATATGATGAAATGAGGAATGACGAGGATTTTAAGTTATATATTGATTTACGATTAGCTGGAATAGGAATGATAGGAGTAGTCCACGCAACATCACCTATAGATGCTATTCATAGATTTATAAATAGGGTTGATATAGGAACTATTCCTAATATCTTGGATACAGTAATATTTATTCATGCAGGAAATGTGGCTAAAGTTTACAGTTTGGATATGACAGTAAAAGTTCCTACTGGATTGAGAGAGGCTGATTTAGCCAGACCAGTAGTTGAAGTTAAGGATTTAATAGAGGATAAAGTTGAATATGAGATTTATGTATTTGGAGAACAAACAATGTTAGTACCAGTTAGTAAAATAGCTGGAAACAAACAGAATGCAATGCAGAATAAACTAGAGAGAGTCATACTTAATGTGATTCCAAATGCTTCGGTAACTTATGAAAACGGAGAATATGTTATAACAATTCCTAAAGAAGAAATAGGCAAATTTAATAAAAAGCTAGTTAGCAAGTTAAAGAGGTATGAGAAGAAGCATGGAATTAGAATAAGAGTTAAGTTTGATACTTCATAA
- the hjc gene encoding Holliday junction resolvase Hjc codes for MYIVNSNKSRGSSVERYIVSRLRDKGFAVIRAPASGSKRKDHVPDIIALKSGVIILIEVKSRKNGQKIYIEKEQAEGIREFAKKSGGELFLGVKLPKMLRFIKFDMLRQTEGGNYAIDLETVEKGMELEDLVRYVESKISRTLDSFL; via the coding sequence ATGTATATTGTGAATTCCAATAAATCACGGGGTTCTTCAGTAGAACGTTATATTGTTTCTAGGCTGAGAGATAAAGGATTTGCTGTTATAAGAGCTCCAGCTAGTGGTTCTAAGAGAAAAGATCACGTACCAGATATTATTGCACTAAAATCTGGAGTTATAATATTAATTGAAGTAAAAAGTAGAAAAAATGGACAGAAAATATATATAGAGAAAGAACAAGCTGAAGGCATTAGAGAGTTTGCTAAGAAAAGTGGAGGGGAATTATTTTTAGGCGTTAAATTACCTAAGATGCTAAGGTTTATAAAATTTGATATGTTAAGGCAAACTGAAGGAGGAAATTATGCAATAGATTTAGAAACAGTAGAAAAAGGAATGGAATTAGAAGATCTAGTCCGTTATGTTGAGAGTAAAATAAGTAGAACCTTAGATTCTTTCTTATGA